From Panicum hallii strain FIL2 chromosome 2, PHallii_v3.1, whole genome shotgun sequence, a single genomic window includes:
- the LOC112879836 gene encoding oral cancer-overexpressed protein 1-like → MDQQPQNGADFLEPSVLLDETHYQEGYKNGYHDGLSSGKEDGRQVGLKMGFQVSEELGFYQGCLDVWMSATRIDQNVFSARVMKNIEQLAALVSSYPLSDPENEQVQDVMEKIRLKFRVITASLGVKLEYEGRPASSKQDVEDL, encoded by the coding sequence ATGGACCAGCAACCTCAGAATGGTGCTGATTTTCTTGAGCCATCAGTACTCTTAGATGAGACACATTACCAGGAGGGGTACAAAAATGGTTATCATGATGGCCTTTCATCAGGGAAGGAAGATGGAAGGCAGGTTGGTTTAAAGATGGGTTTCCAGGTCAGTGAAGAACTGGGTTTCTATCAGGGCTGTCTGGATGTGTGGATGTCGGCAACTCGCATTGATCAGAACGTGTTCTCAGCTAGGGTCATGAAGAACATTGAGCAACTAGCCGCGCTGGTGAGCAGCTATCCGCTCTCTGATCCGGAGAATGAACAAGTTCAAGACGTGATGGAGAAGATAAGGCTGAAATTCAGGGTTATCACTGCAAGCTTAGGGGTGAAGTTGGAGTATGAAGGTCGCCCGGCATCATCGAAACAGGACGTTGAGGATCTGTGA
- the LOC112879833 gene encoding pyruvate, phosphate dikinase regulatory protein, chloroplastic-like isoform X1, with protein MIGGAKPLAAPLLGATPPAGRRLATAACAPDPSPALATAAAQSPGQSDRAPPPRPPDESAASSTALRGTSQLSRWSRARALRSGRRLGLDRAAVSLAPPTMPPPTPSLVPDVAAGAAEDDDDDLCDAERDAVAGKAIYMVSDGTGWTAEHSVNAALGQFEHCLVDRECSVNTHLFSGIDDMDRLLEVIKQAAKEGALVLYTLADPSMAEATKKACDFWGVPCTDVLRPTVEAIAAHIGVAPSGIPRSSPSRKGQLTEDYFRRIEAIDFTIKQDDGAQPQNLNRADIVLVGVSRTGKTPLSIYLAQKGYKVANVPIVMGVNLPKALFEINQDKIFGLTINPVILQAIRKTRAKTLGFDGYTSNYAEMAHVRQELDHANQIFAQNPMWPVIGVTGKAIEETAAVVVRVYHDRKQKCSMPRISKRVAPVLVYDYRSGG; from the exons ATGATTGGGGGCGCCAAGCCGCTCGCGGCGCCGCTGCTCGGCGCGACGCCCCCCGCTGGGCGCCgcctcgccaccgccgcctgcgccccgGACCCTTCCCCAGCTCTCGCCACCGCCGCTGCCCAGAGCCCGGGCCAGTCCGACCGCGCCCCGCCACCGCGGCCGCCGGATGAGTCCGCCGCCTCATCCACGGCGCTGCGGGGCACCTCACAGCTCAGCCGGTGGTCCCGCGCGCGGGCGCTCCGCTCGGGCCGGCGGCTGGGGCTGGACCGCGCGGCGGTCTCCTTGGCGCCGCCGACGATGCCCCCGCCCACGCCGTCGCTGGTGCCCGACGTTGCTGCGGGGGCggcggaggacgacgacgacgacctgtGCGACGCCGAGAGGGACGCGGTGGCCGGGAAGGCCATCTACATGGTGTCGGACGGGACCGGCTGGACGGCCGAGCACTCGGTGAACGCCGCGCTCGGCCAGTTCGAGCACTGCCTCGTCGACCGCGAATGCTCCGTCAACACCCACCTCTTCTCAGGG ATCGACGACATGGATAGACTTCTTGAGGTAATAAAACAAGCAGCAAAAGAAGGGGCACTAGTTCTATATACCCTTGCTGATCCTTCGATGGCTGAGGCAACTAAGAAGGCCTGTGATTTCTGGGGTGTTCCATGCACTGATGTTCTTCGACCTACGGTTGAAGCCATTGCTGCTCATATTGGTGTTGCTCCATCTGGGATTCCACGTAGTTCTCCTAGTCGAAAGGGTCAACTAACTGAGGATTACTTCCGGCGAATTGAGGCCATTGATTTTACCATCAAacaagatgatggagctcaGCCACAGAATCTCAACCGTGCAGACATTGTACTTGTTGGTGTTTCACGTACAGGGAAGACTCCATTGTCTATATATCTAGCTCAGAAGGGATACAAGGTAGCAAATGTCCCCATTGTGATGGGAGTGAATCTTCCAAAGGCTCTTTTTGAGATCAATCAGGACAAGATTTTTGGATTGACGATAAATCCAGTGATTCTTCAAGCAATTAGGAAGACAAGGGCCAAAACTCTAGGTTTTGATGGGTACACGAGCAATTATGCTGAAATGGCGCATGTGAGGCAGGAGTTGGACCATGCAAatcaaatttttgctcagaacCCAATGTGGCCAGTCATTG GAGTCACTGGAAAAGCTATAGAGGAAACAGCTGCTGTGGTTGTAAGGGTTTACCATGACAGGAAACAGAAATGCTCCATGCCACGCATATCCAAACG
- the LOC112879833 gene encoding pyruvate, phosphate dikinase regulatory protein, chloroplastic-like isoform X2 has protein sequence MIGGAKPLAAPLLGATPPAGRRLATAACAPDPSPALATAAAQSPGQSDRAPPPRPPDESAASSTALRGTSQLSRWSRARALRSGRRLGLDRAAVSLAPPTMPPPTPSLVPDVAAGAAEDDDDDLCDAERDAVAGKAIYMVSDGTGWTAEHSVNAALGQFEHCLVDRECSVNTHLFSGIDDMDRLLEVIKQAAKEGALVLYTLADPSMAEATKKACDFWGVPCTDVLRPTVEAIAAHIGVAPSGIPRSSPSRKGQLTEDYFRRIEAIDFTIKQDDGAQPQNLNRADIVLVGVSRTGKTPLSIYLAQKGYKVANVPIVMGVNLPKALFEINQDKIFGLTINPVILQAIRKTRAKTLGFDGYTSNYAEMAHVRQELDHANQIFAQNPMWPVIGVTGKAIEETAAVVVRVYHDRKQKCSMPRISKRY, from the exons ATGATTGGGGGCGCCAAGCCGCTCGCGGCGCCGCTGCTCGGCGCGACGCCCCCCGCTGGGCGCCgcctcgccaccgccgcctgcgccccgGACCCTTCCCCAGCTCTCGCCACCGCCGCTGCCCAGAGCCCGGGCCAGTCCGACCGCGCCCCGCCACCGCGGCCGCCGGATGAGTCCGCCGCCTCATCCACGGCGCTGCGGGGCACCTCACAGCTCAGCCGGTGGTCCCGCGCGCGGGCGCTCCGCTCGGGCCGGCGGCTGGGGCTGGACCGCGCGGCGGTCTCCTTGGCGCCGCCGACGATGCCCCCGCCCACGCCGTCGCTGGTGCCCGACGTTGCTGCGGGGGCggcggaggacgacgacgacgacctgtGCGACGCCGAGAGGGACGCGGTGGCCGGGAAGGCCATCTACATGGTGTCGGACGGGACCGGCTGGACGGCCGAGCACTCGGTGAACGCCGCGCTCGGCCAGTTCGAGCACTGCCTCGTCGACCGCGAATGCTCCGTCAACACCCACCTCTTCTCAGGG ATCGACGACATGGATAGACTTCTTGAGGTAATAAAACAAGCAGCAAAAGAAGGGGCACTAGTTCTATATACCCTTGCTGATCCTTCGATGGCTGAGGCAACTAAGAAGGCCTGTGATTTCTGGGGTGTTCCATGCACTGATGTTCTTCGACCTACGGTTGAAGCCATTGCTGCTCATATTGGTGTTGCTCCATCTGGGATTCCACGTAGTTCTCCTAGTCGAAAGGGTCAACTAACTGAGGATTACTTCCGGCGAATTGAGGCCATTGATTTTACCATCAAacaagatgatggagctcaGCCACAGAATCTCAACCGTGCAGACATTGTACTTGTTGGTGTTTCACGTACAGGGAAGACTCCATTGTCTATATATCTAGCTCAGAAGGGATACAAGGTAGCAAATGTCCCCATTGTGATGGGAGTGAATCTTCCAAAGGCTCTTTTTGAGATCAATCAGGACAAGATTTTTGGATTGACGATAAATCCAGTGATTCTTCAAGCAATTAGGAAGACAAGGGCCAAAACTCTAGGTTTTGATGGGTACACGAGCAATTATGCTGAAATGGCGCATGTGAGGCAGGAGTTGGACCATGCAAatcaaatttttgctcagaacCCAATGTGGCCAGTCATTG GAGTCACTGGAAAAGCTATAGAGGAAACAGCTGCTGTGGTTGTAAGGGTTTACCATGACAGGAAACAGAAATGCTCCATGCCACGCATATCCAAACGGTACTAG